One segment of Buteo buteo chromosome 6, bButBut1.hap1.1, whole genome shotgun sequence DNA contains the following:
- the SIVA1 gene encoding apoptosis regulatory protein Siva: MPKRSCPFGEAAPLQLKTRVGLRELSRGVRGEEYRREVFERTRRLLFRGAQAYMEGSWPASPAAARAVSRSPEPGGEAQDGRAGRRWSGQLLIGHDGRLLRGPAAAEKAIPPVGVSKACSSCVRTADVKEACTQCDQFVCQNCSRLCSCCNTVTCSLCSTIDYGDVGEQVLCNGCSIFQV, from the exons ATGCCGAAGCGCTCCTGCCCCTTCGGGGAGGCGGCCCCGCTCCAGCTGAAAACCCGCGTGGGGCTGCGTGAGCTGAGCCGCGGCGTGCGGGGCGAGGAGTACCGGCGGGAGGTCTTCG AGCGGACCCGGCGGCTGCTCTTCAGGGGTGCCCAGGCGTACATGGAGGGCTCCTGGcccgccagccccgccgccgcccgggcggTCAGCCGTTCGCCGGAGCCCGGCGGGGAGGCCCAGGACGGCAGAGCGGGGCGGCGGTGGAGCGGACAGCTCCTCATCGGCCACGACGGGAGACTGCTGaggggccccgccgccgcggagAAGG CAATTCCACCCGTGGGAGTTTCCAAAGCCTGTTCATCGTGTGTAAGAACTGCTGATGTCAAGGAAGCATGTACACAGTGCGACCAGTTTGTCTGCCAGAACTGCAgcaggctctgcagctgctgtaaCACAGTTACCTGTTCTTTGTGCTCCACTATTGA TTATGGTGATGTGGGAGAGCAAGTTCTCTGCAATGGTTGTTCAATATTTCAAGTCTGA